The following DNA comes from Eubalaena glacialis isolate mEubGla1 chromosome 1, mEubGla1.1.hap2.+ XY, whole genome shotgun sequence.
agagtataaacttctagggatctaatgtacaacatggttaataatactgtattattatacacttgaaagttgctaagagaatatatcttaaatgttcttaccataaaaaagaaatggtaattatgtgacttGATGGAGGCTTTAGCTAGtgttatggtggtaatcattttgcaatatatcaAATCAATACCTTGTACACTCTAAAcctacataatgttatatgtcaattacatctcaataaatctgggggGGAAGAAAGAAGTGGGAGGCCTGGATCATGCAGTTTAGAAGTTTATTGAGTGTTGACTCTTCTTTGGAGAGAGCCCTGTATCCCTGATTTCTATTTGAAGGAGTTTGGAGAGGTGGCTTTTATGGCATCAGTCAGCACCAGGGGGCAGAAGAGAAAGTAGCTTGAATGGAAAGAAACCCAAACTCAAAAGGACTGTGAGTAGATGGTGTAAGCATGTCAAAGCTTCCAACACAGTTCTTGGCACGTAGTAGGTAGGCTATACATGTTCGTTGAATCTGAAGGTCTTAAGTCATTTAAAGATGATTTCTCAGTTACAGAAAAAGTCCATGTTCTCtgcagaaaaagtaaaaaatacagagaagccaaatgacaaagaaaattttaattactcATAATATCACTGTCCAAAATTaagcactgttaacattttggttgaGCATATTCTCTTTTCTATGCATGCACATCTTACCCCTAAAATGGGATCACAATTTATTCTTCTTATGTTTCTCCATAACTTTAATTGGTAATATACACTCCTTAGATCAACATAGGATCGTTGAACACATACTGAGAAACTACgctgagttttctcatctgcacaaTATCATTTAATCCTAAGAACAATTtcactatttccattttacaggtgagggagtTGAGGCTAGAACTTGCCTAGATTTGAAAGTGTCAACTCCAAAGACTGTGCCCCTTCAGCTAGTTTTGGTTGGGCTGAGAGACTAGAAGATCTGCTCTTAGTTggatgtttcctttaaaaaaatcaagcccAAGCATTAAGTACCTTCCCCAGGGATATTCAGcatgagtttctttttctttaatcacaCCATTTTAACAATTCCACTGTTTGACAGTGTTTTAAAAGACACAGGGATTTTTGTACATTTTACGTTGtacattttgtacattttaatgGACTACTGGATAACTAAGTTAATGGACTACTGGATAACTAAGTTGAGAGCAGAACGAGGACAtgggttttataaaaataatttatactagacttagaaatttaattttatggTTGTAACTGATGGTCTAAAACCTCCCCAACCTGAACAAAATTCCAAAACCTCAGCGAGAGTAACTGGCCCGGGAGAATCATGAAACTTACAATGTgatattttaacattttggttTTCACATCACTGCCAGAGGACGTCAGAACCGAGTCGAGGGATTTGGGTTGACCACTGGCTCTGTGGCTGACCTGCCACACAAGCAAAAAAGGCCATTTCATTTCTGGCTTTAGTTTTCTCTTCCAGGGAGAAAAACTGAAGAATAGATCGAAATACAAAGTGCCTTTTAAGTGAATGCCTTCTCACTGTCTTATGACAGGGCTAACGTGGTTTATTAACAACATTAGTCAGAGAAGCAGTCTACTGTGTGGTGCATTTGTGGGTTCACCCTAACCCCAAAATATACAGCCAACTTCTGCTTGCTCAGGGCAAGGAAAGGGACAGCATGAGCTGATGCACCAAGCAGTGAACAAgataaacatttcaaatatatatgtttgaaatatatttgtgtgtatctatatcatctatatctatatctatatctatactatatatctatatctatatccacacacacacatttggaaCAAGCCACAACGTTGTGCGCTCAGATTAACTGTATACAGAAGCCTCCAGAAGTGAAAGGCATCTCCTTCCCTGCAGCCCCGCTGTGCTGGCGCCCGGCCTGGGGCAGGTTTGCTGCATTCCCTCCTGGCCTGCACCCGCTACTTGCGCTACGGTGCTGCCTCCACGGCGCCTCGCCCGGGGTTCCTGTTACGCGACTCAGGCCAGCTGGCCGGGGGTCTCCGAGTGCCCCCAGCGCCCCACGAGTCCTGCGTTACCGCTGTCACGTCCCGGGCGAGGGCTCGCGCCCCAGCTGAGAGCTGGTTGGTGGCGCCGTCGAGCTCGCGGCCCGGCGATTGGTCCCAGCCGTCGGCTCACGTGGTCCCGAGCAGATAAGCGGCCTCTCGGGCGCTGCACCCGCAATCCGCCAGAGCTGCAGCCAAGCCGGGGCTGCCGGGAGCTGGGTGCGAACTCGCGCAGGCAGCGGAGTCCCGCCGCCCCTCTGCCTAATGAGCTGCACCAGGTAGGTTCCCTGCAGATTCCCCGCCCCGGAGCACAGGGAGCGCGCAGCTGCAGGGAGGTTGGGCTGCGTTTTCCTTCTGTCATCACCGCACATGAAGACCCTAGGGGAGGGCGGCTTGACTGGCTGCTGACTGGAATCTGGCACCGGGGAGGCCTTGGAGGTGTGGAGATTTGCTCTGTGCTTCTTAGGCAGAGCTGATTTTGGTAAACGGCATCTCAAACCAGAAACTGTCTTAACGTGAGTCAGCTTGAGTTCTGATTCCCTCATGGATTCCGACCGTATCTCTTGGTCCTGCACAAATGTCTCAAGGACTCGGGCCGCTTAACTCGTGGGAATAACACTCTGAGATTGCTGGTTGGGTAGTTTAGCTTTGGGAATAACTACAGGACGATGTTCGCATTCCTTGGTCCTCTTTCGTTCTTCTTAGGACGGTTTGCCATAGAAAACTCAGTCTCAGAGTTTGagcaaatgattatttttaaactctGGGTCAGGACTTAAAATTCCGGGGAAATCTCCGTATCCTTAAACTGTCTTTCTATAAgtgcaaaatatgaaaatacaaaacaaacctCCCAaacacccccgcccccagcaaaACTACTTAAATAGCTCCTCTAGACATAACTTAGCAGAAGACCTCTCTAAAAATCCTGCCTGTTCACTATTATTAGACCCACAAATATagctttctctttcatttgtttgttctaagTTTGTAGGTCTCCCAGAAAAATCCCAAGGCTAATAAAGTAAATTCTCTGAATGTTCTTTTATTATCCATCTTATGATAATGACCATTTGCCTTTGTgcttagagctgctgggaagacaGTTACTAAAGCCAGACTGAGAAATGTCACATACAGTATACACACACCTCTTATCTGAAGGCTAGGATAGGGGAAAAATGTCCATAAGCTTGGCAATATACTCAGGGCTACAGGCCAGAAAAAATATCCTTGATGGATACTTCTTGATTTAGTATTGCGGAGCATagttatgtttaaattttaaatagctttattatCTTTCTGGTTATAAATATCCATTGccaaaacattagaaaataccAAAAAAGTACAAAGGCAAAAATAGATCACCTATCACCCAGAGATAATTGTTATCTTTTTGTTGTGCTTCCTATTACACTTTTCAACATTTATAAGTTCATATATATAGCATATGTTGAAAACAGCCCCATTTTCAGGTCATCAACTTTTTCCACTTAAATGTGGACTTGACATGGAtgtctttctttgtgaaatacagattatgtaaagtttttttttaagttcaccaATTGCTGACTTGCACTTCAGTGGGTTATTTGTGTAAAATGAGGAAGAGCATGATAATGAAAGTGCAAAGATAATCCTCTGATTCACTCTTTCTAGCCCCTCACTCTCAAAACCATTCCATGAGAATTTTTAtggctgtttttttcttttcaagtggaTTACTGTTCCAGAGAAGTGTAATCAATTCAATAGCAAAATCATCAAAGCAGTTGAGGGAGCGCAGTTGAGGGAGAACTTTGGTTCTAGAACCTATCTGGTCATTagatcacctgggaagctttaagAATATATTTACCTCCTTGTCCCCATTCACAGAGGTTCTGCATTAGTGGCTCTAAGTCCTAGGATTCGgcattaaagaaaaaggaagaaaaccaacTCCCTATGCCATTGTGAACAgacaggtttgagaaccactggtccagAACAGACCAAATGGTTTTAGAGCTGTATTAGAGATGATCCCATCCAAATCTTTTATGtctcagatggagaaactgagaccccAAGTGTTTTAACCCATGGCCTATAGCCAGTCAAGGGTAGAGCCAAACATAAGATGCAGCTGTCATCACCTAATACTGTATTCCTTCACTACGTGTGAGAGCACCTCCTTGAAACTTACTGTGCTGGCTATAACTTAGCcaacaaaaatagtacagatatATTTGGGACCAGGCGAAGTGCATTCCAGGTGCAGATGATAACCCCTCTTCTTTTTGTATTCCAGAATGATCCAGGTTTTAGATCCACGGCCTTTGACAAGTTCGGTCATGCCCGTGGATGTAGCTATGAGGCTTTGCTTGGCTCATTCCCCACCTCTGAAGAGCTTCCTGGGCCCTTATGATGACTTCCAACGAAGAAATTTTGTGAACAAATTAAAGCCTCTGAAGCCGTGTCTCAACATAAAACAGGAAGCCAAAACACAGAACGACTGGAAGCCTTCACACAACCAAGCCAAGAAGCGGGTGGTGTTTGCGGACTCCAAGGGCCTCTCCCTCACCGCCATCCACGTCTTCTCGGACCTTCCGGAAGAGCCAGTGTGGGATCTCCAGTTTGACCTCTTGGACCTGAACGATATCTCCTCAGGCTTAAAACTCCACGAGGAGAAAAACTTGATTTTAGATTTCCCTCAGCCTTCAGCTGATTACTTAAGTTTTCGGAACCACTTCCAGAAGAACTCTGTCTGCCTGGAGAACTGCTCTTTGCAGGAGCGAACGGTGATGGGGACTGTGAAGGTGAAAAACATGAGCTTTGAGAAGAAGGTTCAGATCCGGATCACTTTTGATACCTGGCAGAGCTACACGGATGTGGACTGTGTCTACATGAAAAACGTGTATGGTGGCTCGGAGAGTGACACCTTCTCGTTTGCCATTGACCTACCCTCCGTCATCCCAACGAAGGAGAAAATTGAGTTCTGCATCTCGTACCATGCTAACGGGCGGGTCTTCTGGGACAACAATGAGGGTCAGAATTACAGAATTGTCCACGCGCAGTGGAAACCTGATGGAGTGCAGACGCAGAGGGCAGCCCAGGACTGCGCCTTCCACCAGGCATCCCCCAAGGCCGAGCTGGAGTCGACAGTCTTCGGCAGCCCGAGGCTGGCCAGCGGGCTCTTCCCagaatggcagagctgggggaggATGGAGAACTTGTCCTCTTACCGATGAATGAAGCACCTAGTGGCTGGTTTTGACCTTATTTCCCATGTAATTCTAGGTCTGTGTTGCCAATATTAGGAAGGCATTGCTACTTTCCTTCAGTAGGTTTAGCTTGGAACTTTTGAGACCTGGCTACAAAAAAGGTAGCCCCTTGAGAATTTAGTGTGGGGTTCTATATGGATGATGCTGCCCCATTTTGCTGTGGAGGATCAAGGAACAGCCTGGAAACcctatttttataaaagtaatacattgtCAGtgcccttttctccttccctctcaatTCACTGGCTTTCACGTTGGGCAAGAAAAGATTGAGGAAGGACAGTGGATGGTGACAGAAAGCTGTGTTAATGGTATGAGGAATGTCTGAAAAGTATACCCGAAGGGCTCTGCAGCTCAGGTCAGAGTAGGAGCGAGAGGTCTGATACTTAACTGTCGGTGAGAAAATGTAaggttattttgtgtttttaagttGGTTTTACAGTTCTCTCCCAGGGGAGTAATTTGTAGAGGGGAGAAAAACATCCATTCTATGTGTTCTTGtggagaaaaacccaaacaaactttagGAGTGTTGGGTGGTACTGGGGAAAGGGAATTATAATTCTGGGGAATCAAGATTGTACGCGAAGCCTTACTGTTCAAACGTGACTTAACAAAAATCATGATTTGGGGAAAGCTTAAGCAAATCTGGCTTTGCAGTCCTAATGGGATAAGTGACCTTGCTTGTGATCAAGGTACCATGCTCGGGTTCTCAGTATAGATGCTGCCTGACCAAACATAAGATGCAGCTGTCATCACCTAATACTGGATTAGGTGATGCCATCATCATTGGCCAACAACTCGTAGGGACTCTATGTCATGTCAAGGATCGCTCTTTGCCAGTGCCTTGATTAAACCAGAATGTTGTAGTTGCTTAACTCGAGTATGTGAAGGGTCATCGGATAACCTGTGAGCGTTTGGCCTCATAAGAAGGCCCACTCTGTATGCTGGCATTCCTCCTGCAAAACTGTTGTATCTTCAAGAGTGTTGTCAGTGTACACAACTCGCATCCTTCATATTGAAGGTGACTCATTTTTCTGCCACACTTTTTCGATGTGATGTTGGAAGTGAGGATTGACACTGATTCTCAATTTAAGAATCCAGTACCTTGCACATAAAAGTAGCCATTTCTGTTTCTTGCCTATATTCTTCTTGTTATTTTAAGTCTTCCTACCAATATCTTTaaagtcaacattttttttttaatggatgtgaattgttttgggtgtgttgTAATATACTTGTTTTGGAGTGTGCATAAATCCATTCTGTAAAATCTTCAGAACCGGAGCCTCTGAATGTTTGCTTCTATCATTGTGCACGTCCACTGAGGTGTTCTGAGAATGCAGTTAATTTTAACACGTGATCTGCCGTGCTGGAAGCGTACTAGTGGAATAACTCTGCTATGACAATATTTGAAGTTTGGCTAGCACCCACAATTTTTCTGCTCTGAATATTTCACTCTCCTATAGCTATCCTCTGTGAActtctcactttaaaaataaaaatgtttgatataaGATCTGagtatgttttctttctcaaagcCACAGTTAGTTAAATGAGAAACCATCAACTGACATTCTCCTGTTTTGTTTAAGAACAACTGAGCAAGGTTAGTTTGGACCAGGAATTGGATCCACCTGAAGGTATTCACGTGGTCCCAGTCTCATTAGTGAGAATTTCCACCTCCTGACCATGGGGGCTGGGGTCCAGGGGCAGTGACTTGAGCTTCTGGGACTGTCCCCCTGACTGTCCCCATCTGTGCTGACTGCTCATCACGCGTACCCTCTGCTGGGTCAGGTTTATCTTGGGGACCACTTCTCGGGAGGCTTTGAAATGGGGGAAGGGATGGTGTGGGAAGGGCTGGAGTGGCTTCTGCCTCCTGAGATCCGGCTCCCTCCTGAAGGGGCAAAGCTTGGAGCTGCATGGAGGGTGTGGGGGGGGGCAGTGGGCATCAGTCCCAGACTGAGGGGGAGCTCAGCTCCTTGGGGTATGAGGCAGCAGGTCTAGGAACCAAAGTTGTAGTTTCAGTTCTTGCCTAAAATGCCAAAAATGGCTTCTGCACAGTGTAACTTAAGGGGGAATAAATGACCAACCTAGGAAGGCCCaattatgaaaaacaaatttaatcatATCGTAACAGCCTCTTGATCAGAAGTTGTAAACTATAGGCCTACAGGCTG
Coding sequences within:
- the PPP1R3C gene encoding protein phosphatase 1 regulatory subunit 3C: MSCTRMIQVLDPRPLTSSVMPVDVAMRLCLAHSPPLKSFLGPYDDFQRRNFVNKLKPLKPCLNIKQEAKTQNDWKPSHNQAKKRVVFADSKGLSLTAIHVFSDLPEEPVWDLQFDLLDLNDISSGLKLHEEKNLILDFPQPSADYLSFRNHFQKNSVCLENCSLQERTVMGTVKVKNMSFEKKVQIRITFDTWQSYTDVDCVYMKNVYGGSESDTFSFAIDLPSVIPTKEKIEFCISYHANGRVFWDNNEGQNYRIVHAQWKPDGVQTQRAAQDCAFHQASPKAELESTVFGSPRLASGLFPEWQSWGRMENLSSYR